The Camelina sativa cultivar DH55 chromosome 18, Cs, whole genome shotgun sequence DNA window AAGAGTGTTACAAGAGACGGTAGACTTCAGTCTTACCTTTCACTTGGAGGGCCTTCTTAGCTTCGGGATCAAGTGAGAGATGAGCcgttttagtttattttggtttgtttttggctttttacCTCTTAACCTTGTTACAAACATTTTTTCTAGTTCAATcagatgaaaaaaacaaaaaaagaaggacaAAAATACTAGTGTATTTCTTGATAAAACCCCTGTCCATTCAAAATATCCCATGTAGTTTATTCTCTTCAATTATACGTTCGCCAATAACATAACCACATACAATAACTTAAACCACTAAATTAATGTtgataaaaatagttatgtaataaaaatatatgtgcTACAGAGTGTCAACTGTCAAACTTTAATTATAGTCTTTGCGTgatgtaataaaaatatcattaaatgtAATGGAAAAGTCATTAACTACTCTGTCTTGTGTGaccacaaaaccaaaattattttagtaaCAGCTCATCTTCAAAGTTGTAATCACAACacttctccaaaaaaaaaaaaaaaacatttttattttcatttattctaATGCCGTCACGAACACTCCCGTCGCCGGCACCGGTGAATTCACCGTTCTCTTCCTCCGTCACACCTTACAATCATAGAACCACCACCACacgcatcatcatcatctcaccACTTACAGTCGTAGGTTTCTCTCTCTTCATAACTCTCTCCCTCTGTTTCTGCAAATCCAAACGTAAACGCCGATCTCCCGCCGCCGTGACCTCCTCCTCTTCACCGCCGCAGAAACCTCCGTTACAAGAATTCTCTTACTCATCTCTCCGTAAAGCCACCGCCTTTTTCTCGCCGGAGAATCGTCTAGGTCAAGGCGGTTTCGGCTCTGTATTCCGTGGTACTCTGTCTCCTTCCTCCGGTGGTAATGTCGCCGTTAAAGTAATGGACTCAGGTTCACTTCAAGGTGAGAGAGAGTTTCAGAACGAGCTTTTCTTCTCCGGTAAGATTGATTCACCTCATGTGGTTTCCGTAATCGGCTTCTCTCAAGATCGAAGACGACGCCGTTTGATTCTTGTATACGAGCTTATGGACAATGGGAACCTCCAAGACGCTCTGCTTCACCGTAGATCTCCTGAGCTTATGATATGGAAACAAAGGTTTCTTGTTGCGGTTGATATAGCTAAAGGGATTGAACATTTACATGGTTTGACTCCTTCTGTGATTCATGGTGATTTGAAACCTAGTAATGTGTTGTTGGATCGTTTCTTCTCTGCTAAGATATCTGATTTTGGTTTAGCTAGGTTGAAATCAGAACAAGTTGAGGTTGTAGTTGGATCTGAGAGTGATGAAGTTAAGTTAGAAGTAGAGGATTGTGGATCTGTAGTTGAGGAAGTTGAGAGTGTGATTACTAATACTACTGGTTATGATGAGTCTAACTTTGGTTTTACTGATCAGTCTCCGGTTAGTGTTTATAAGGTTCCTCTTTCATCTCCTGAGACGGGACATTTACCTATGACGTCTCCAGAGACTGCTGTGTCTGTTTCTCCGGAAATGGTGGATAAAGTTAGTGTCTTGGAGGTTGGTAATGTTGTTGGGAAGAGTAAAGATTGGTGTTGGAAGCAAGAAGGGAGTGGTGGAAGAGGGAAAGGGAAGGAATATGTGATGCAATGGATTGGTTCTGAGGTGAAGAAAGAGAGGCCGAGTAGTGATTGGATTGCTGAGACGGCTGAAACAGCTGTtaaggttgagaagaagaagagtagtaaGAGGTTAGAGTGGTGGCTTTCGTTGgatgaagagaaggagaaggagaagaagatgaagaagcggATGGTGAGAGAGTGGTGGAAGGATGAGTACCGGAAAGAACTAGCTAAgaaaatgaagaggaagaagaagaagaaaactttggAATCTGAGTTTTATAGTGATGATATGAGTGGGAGTGTGGATCAAAGGCGGCGTGGGGATGAAGAGTTGTataggaagaagagaagaggaggtAGTAGTAGTAACAGTATAGGAAGTAGTATAGATTGGTGGTTAGATGGGCTAAGCGGTGAACAGTGGAAAGCACGGCGTAGAAACAGTCAAGATTCAGTTAAGAGTTGTGGAGTCAGTAGCACGCCGAGCATGAGAGGGACTATGTGCTACGTTGCTCCTGAGTGTTGTGGTAATAACGTAGATGATGTGTCTGAAAAATGTGATGTGTATAGCTACGGAGTTTTGTTGTTAGTCCTGGTGTCAGGGCGGCGTCCGCTGGAAGTAACTGGACCTGCGTCTGAGATCATGCAGCGTGCGAATCTCATGTCGTGGGCGAGGAAGCTGGCGAGAAGAGGTAGACTTGGTGATCTGGTAGATATCAAGTTGCAGTCTTTGGACCAAGAACAAGCCATTTTGTGCATTAAGGTGGCTTTGCAGTGTCTGCAAAGGTCCCCGGTTTCACGACCTTCCATGAAAGAGGTTTTAGAGATGCTTACAGGAACCATGAGCCCACCGGAGTTGCCAACAGAGTTCTCACCATCACCGCA harbors:
- the LOC104761179 gene encoding receptor-like serine/threonine-protein kinase At4g25390 — translated: MPSRTLPSPAPVNSPFSSSVTPYNHRTTTTRIIIISPLTVVGFSLFITLSLCFCKSKRKRRSPAAVTSSSSPPQKPPLQEFSYSSLRKATAFFSPENRLGQGGFGSVFRGTLSPSSGGNVAVKVMDSGSLQGEREFQNELFFSGKIDSPHVVSVIGFSQDRRRRRLILVYELMDNGNLQDALLHRRSPELMIWKQRFLVAVDIAKGIEHLHGLTPSVIHGDLKPSNVLLDRFFSAKISDFGLARLKSEQVEVVVGSESDEVKLEVEDCGSVVEEVESVITNTTGYDESNFGFTDQSPVSVYKVPLSSPETGHLPMTSPETAVSVSPEMVDKVSVLEVGNVVGKSKDWCWKQEGSGGRGKGKEYVMQWIGSEVKKERPSSDWIAETAETAVKVEKKKSSKRLEWWLSLDEEKEKEKKMKKRMVREWWKDEYRKELAKKMKRKKKKKTLESEFYSDDMSGSVDQRRRGDEELYRKKRRGGSSSNSIGSSIDWWLDGLSGEQWKARRRNSQDSVKSCGVSSTPSMRGTMCYVAPECCGNNVDDVSEKCDVYSYGVLLLVLVSGRRPLEVTGPASEIMQRANLMSWARKLARRGRLGDLVDIKLQSLDQEQAILCIKVALQCLQRSPVSRPSMKEVLEMLTGTMSPPELPTEFSPSPQSRFPLKTRRKQNR